The following are from one region of the Aequoribacter fuscus genome:
- a CDS encoding 3-hydroxyacyl-CoA dehydrogenase NAD-binding domain-containing protein — MSVFHYDKDDAGIVTVTMDMTGPVNAMNAEYQTAMTETVERLEAEPDLRGVVFASAKKVFFAGGDLNDLVKVQPEEVEQFFQGLQATKAVLRRIEKLPVPVAAAINGAALGGGFEIALCCNYRVAWNDRSVQLGLPEVTLGLLPGGGGVVRMTRLLGLAAALPYLTEGTRVTPDKALAAGMIHATVDTLEELVPNAKAWILAQEDIQAAATQPWDTKGYKVPGGGINSPGVSQLVMIAPAMLYSKTRGLLPAPARILDCAVEALRLDFDEALTVESRGLANLVITPVAKNMISTFFFGLNKINGGASRPKGVEKRPTQKVGVLGAGMMGQGIAYSSAMAGIQVVLKDISVEAAEKGKAYTEKLLAKRVAKGRMTEEKKQAVLDLILPTASNEDLQGCDLIIEAVFENMKLKHQITAELEGYLTEDGVWGSNTSTLPITQLADGSSKPENFIGIHFFSPVDKMPLVEIICGEKTSDEALAKAFDYTVQIKKTPIVVNDSLGFFTSRTFGTYLDEGVRLLDEGLHPVKIDNLGKAVGMPVGPLAVYDEVSMELSRKANATWEEMGVVDKWGDGSVARKVVGIMIDEHGRGGRYHGGGFYQYHEDGSKEIWSGLYDIFYKPEFSIDDQEVKDRLLFRQVIEALKCLESGVLRSEEDGNIGSIMGIGAPPWTGGLLQFVKTYGYGNFVSRCEALAAQYGDRFNPPQIAKDRA, encoded by the coding sequence ATGAGTGTATTTCATTACGATAAAGACGACGCAGGCATCGTAACGGTCACAATGGATATGACCGGACCGGTCAATGCTATGAACGCTGAATACCAAACCGCTATGACCGAAACGGTCGAGCGTTTAGAAGCCGAACCTGATTTGCGCGGTGTTGTGTTCGCCTCGGCTAAAAAAGTATTTTTTGCTGGCGGTGATTTGAACGATTTGGTGAAAGTTCAGCCTGAAGAAGTCGAGCAGTTCTTTCAAGGCCTGCAAGCGACCAAGGCAGTGCTTCGACGTATCGAAAAGCTCCCCGTACCCGTAGCCGCGGCGATTAACGGCGCGGCCTTAGGCGGTGGGTTCGAAATTGCCCTTTGCTGCAACTACCGTGTTGCCTGGAATGATCGTTCGGTTCAATTGGGCTTGCCAGAGGTTACGCTTGGCCTGTTGCCTGGCGGCGGTGGTGTGGTGCGTATGACTCGCTTGTTGGGATTGGCGGCAGCGCTGCCTTACCTGACCGAAGGAACGCGCGTCACCCCTGACAAGGCCCTCGCGGCGGGCATGATCCACGCAACGGTCGATACCTTGGAAGAACTAGTCCCCAACGCTAAAGCATGGATCTTAGCGCAAGAAGATATTCAAGCCGCAGCGACTCAGCCCTGGGATACCAAAGGCTACAAAGTACCCGGCGGCGGCATTAACTCGCCCGGTGTGTCGCAATTGGTCATGATCGCGCCTGCCATGCTGTACTCAAAAACTCGCGGTTTGCTTCCAGCGCCTGCGCGTATCCTAGACTGCGCGGTAGAGGCTTTGCGATTAGATTTCGATGAAGCCTTAACCGTCGAGTCGCGTGGTTTGGCCAACTTGGTCATTACGCCAGTCGCGAAAAACATGATTTCGACATTCTTTTTTGGTTTGAACAAGATCAATGGTGGCGCCAGCCGTCCGAAAGGCGTCGAGAAGCGTCCAACCCAAAAAGTCGGCGTTTTGGGTGCGGGTATGATGGGGCAAGGTATTGCATATTCATCGGCCATGGCGGGTATTCAGGTCGTCTTAAAAGACATTAGCGTCGAAGCCGCCGAGAAAGGTAAAGCCTATACTGAAAAGCTATTGGCCAAGCGTGTTGCCAAAGGTCGCATGACCGAAGAGAAGAAGCAGGCCGTATTAGATCTGATTTTGCCAACAGCGTCGAACGAGGACCTGCAGGGTTGTGATCTGATTATCGAAGCGGTGTTCGAGAACATGAAGCTTAAGCACCAGATCACCGCTGAGCTTGAAGGTTATTTAACCGAAGACGGTGTATGGGGTTCGAATACATCCACCTTGCCTATCACGCAATTGGCTGACGGTAGCAGCAAGCCTGAAAACTTCATCGGTATCCACTTTTTCTCACCGGTCGATAAAATGCCTCTGGTCGAGATCATCTGTGGTGAAAAAACCAGCGATGAAGCTCTGGCTAAAGCCTTTGATTACACCGTGCAAATTAAGAAGACCCCGATCGTTGTGAACGATTCGCTTGGCTTTTTCACCTCTCGTACCTTTGGTACCTACCTAGACGAGGGTGTGCGTTTGCTGGACGAAGGTTTGCACCCCGTCAAGATCGACAACTTGGGTAAGGCTGTTGGTATGCCGGTGGGTCCCTTGGCGGTCTACGACGAAGTCAGCATGGAATTGTCACGTAAAGCGAACGCCACCTGGGAAGAAATGGGTGTGGTCGACAAGTGGGGCGACGGCAGCGTTGCCCGCAAAGTCGTCGGTATTATGATCGATGAACACGGTCGAGGCGGTCGCTACCACGGTGGCGGTTTTTATCAGTACCACGAAGACGGCTCGAAGGAGATTTGGTCTGGGTTATACGATATCTTCTACAAGCCTGAGTTCAGTATTGACGATCAAGAGGTCAAAGACCGTTTGCTATTCCGACAGGTGATTGAGGCACTAAAGTGCTTGGAATCTGGAGTGTTGCGCTCAGAAGAAGATGGCAATATTGGGTCGATTATGGGCATTGGGGCGCCACCATGGACGGGAGGGTTGCTGCAGTTTGTTAAAACCTACGGATATGGCAATTTCGTGTCGCGCTGTGAGGCGCTGGCTGCTCAATACGGTGATCGTTTCAATCCGCCGCAAATAGCCAAAGATCGCGCTTAA
- a CDS encoding sulfite exporter TauE/SafE family protein, with amino-acid sequence MLFELSFLAWLGLLVSALLIGMAKTGLHGVAMPTVPLLALMFGAKDSTGLALGMLVAADIMAVLYYHRHADWAVLWRVFPAAGVGVVLGTLMGDLITDAGFAVAMVIFIVVSLLLMVWQELKQSVWVPKHPVFAVSAGVLGGVTTMVGNMAGPVMSLYLLSQRLPKQTYIGTVAWFFLAVNLFKIPFHVFAWETITVDTVLVNCLMVPIIGLGAWTGIQLVKRIGDKNYRWFIIATTGLTAIVMLLRG; translated from the coding sequence GTGTTGTTTGAACTGTCTTTCTTAGCCTGGCTGGGTTTGCTAGTCAGCGCTCTTCTTATCGGTATGGCGAAAACCGGTTTGCACGGTGTAGCTATGCCGACTGTGCCTCTGCTAGCGTTAATGTTCGGTGCTAAAGATTCCACGGGTCTTGCCTTAGGGATGCTCGTGGCCGCTGATATTATGGCAGTGCTCTATTATCATCGACACGCTGATTGGGCGGTGCTATGGCGTGTTTTTCCCGCTGCTGGGGTGGGTGTCGTGCTTGGAACGCTTATGGGCGACCTAATTACCGATGCGGGTTTTGCAGTGGCTATGGTGATATTTATTGTTGTGTCGCTGTTGCTTATGGTTTGGCAGGAGCTCAAGCAGTCTGTTTGGGTGCCCAAGCATCCAGTGTTTGCCGTCAGTGCTGGTGTGTTAGGAGGCGTGACGACAATGGTTGGCAACATGGCGGGGCCCGTGATGTCTTTGTATTTGTTAAGCCAACGTCTTCCCAAGCAAACCTATATCGGTACCGTCGCCTGGTTTTTCTTGGCAGTAAACCTCTTCAAAATACCGTTTCACGTGTTTGCTTGGGAAACCATCACGGTTGATACGGTTCTTGTCAATTGTTTGATGGTTCCGATCATCGGTTTGGGCGCGTGGACTGGTATTCAGTTGGTAAAACGGATAGGTGACAAGAACTATCGTTGGTTCATTATCGCGACAACAGGTTTGACCGCTATCGTGATGCTGTTGCGCGGCTAG
- a CDS encoding alkaline phosphatase D family protein has protein sequence MRQAATYLLCGFMFQSASFCMAAFGNIPTKTRIAFGSCAVQDKPMPVWSAVVDRDPDAFLFLGDNVYADTGAYKLMPSPRNYEVAYERLKKNPDFNKFLVASRAREIDVFATWDDHDYGLNDGGEEHTERLEAKEAFIDFFSPVGLAEPSLDEPGIHNASIIDLADLKVQVVMLDTRSFRSPFIKSKNSDSCERGGWVFSSDPAATILGEDQWGWLAEQLLQPADLRLIVSSIQVLPIEQCFEKWANFPAERERLLSLIAQSQAEGVVLLSGDRHSSEISVINRQDIGYPLYEITSSGLNNALRGRFNVADEPNKFRAFDANVSYNSFGEIEITGADTEHFLIFRLIDEEGVELQALEVALQSLRAN, from the coding sequence GTGAGACAGGCCGCAACCTATCTATTGTGTGGTTTCATGTTTCAGTCCGCGTCATTTTGCATGGCGGCATTCGGTAATATTCCTACCAAGACCCGTATTGCCTTTGGTTCGTGCGCTGTCCAAGACAAACCCATGCCAGTGTGGTCAGCAGTGGTAGATCGCGACCCTGACGCGTTCTTGTTTTTGGGGGATAACGTTTACGCTGATACTGGCGCCTATAAGCTCATGCCTTCGCCTCGCAACTACGAGGTGGCTTATGAACGCCTGAAAAAGAACCCCGATTTTAATAAATTTCTTGTCGCGAGTCGGGCTCGCGAAATAGACGTTTTTGCCACGTGGGACGATCACGATTATGGGCTGAACGATGGCGGGGAAGAGCACACGGAGCGCTTAGAAGCCAAAGAAGCGTTTATTGATTTCTTTAGCCCCGTAGGTCTGGCTGAACCCTCACTTGATGAACCGGGTATTCACAATGCATCGATAATTGATCTGGCTGATTTAAAAGTCCAAGTCGTGATGTTGGATACTCGGAGTTTTCGTTCGCCTTTTATAAAATCGAAAAACTCAGACAGCTGCGAACGAGGAGGCTGGGTGTTTAGCAGCGACCCAGCTGCCACTATTTTGGGTGAGGATCAGTGGGGCTGGCTGGCTGAACAACTGCTGCAGCCCGCAGATTTGCGATTGATCGTTTCCAGTATTCAAGTGCTTCCTATCGAGCAATGCTTTGAAAAATGGGCAAACTTCCCTGCGGAGCGCGAGCGTTTACTGAGTTTAATCGCACAGAGTCAGGCTGAGGGTGTTGTGCTGCTGAGCGGTGATAGGCACTCGAGTGAGATTAGTGTGATCAATCGGCAGGACATTGGCTATCCGCTCTATGAAATTACCTCGAGTGGCCTAAATAACGCACTGCGTGGTCGATTTAATGTAGCTGATGAACCCAATAAATTCCGCGCATTTGATGCAAACGTCAGCTACAACAGCTTTGGCGAAATTGAAATTACAGGCGCTGACACCGAACACTTTTTGATTTTTAGGCTAATCGACGAGGAGGGTGTTGAGCTACAGGCCCTCGAAGTTGCCCTGCAGTCACTCCGGGCAAATTAG
- the folE gene encoding GTP cyclohydrolase I FolE, which translates to MTSALKAQTLSIPTELSAEAQQVRDALVAAGLETPMTTNSLSRDDKYQTIKEAFTQITEALGLDLNDDSLAETPHRIAKMYVDEIFSGLDYSQFPKISVIDNKMNVEEMVCIDDISLISTCEHHFVTIDGVAKIAYIPKEKIIGLSKINRIVRFFAQRPQVQERLTQQVLVALQTLLQTDDVAVTMNATHYCVKSRGVMDANSHTRTTALGGVFKLNQATRCEFLQA; encoded by the coding sequence ATGACATCAGCATTAAAAGCCCAAACTCTGAGCATACCTACAGAGCTAAGCGCGGAAGCACAACAAGTTCGAGACGCCCTTGTTGCAGCTGGTCTTGAAACCCCCATGACCACCAACAGCCTTTCAAGAGATGACAAATACCAGACCATCAAAGAGGCTTTCACGCAAATCACTGAGGCACTGGGGCTTGATTTAAACGACGACAGTCTCGCCGAGACGCCGCATCGCATCGCAAAAATGTACGTCGATGAGATTTTCTCTGGCTTAGACTATTCCCAATTCCCAAAGATTTCGGTAATCGATAACAAAATGAATGTCGAAGAAATGGTGTGCATTGATGACATCTCGCTCATCAGCACATGCGAGCACCACTTTGTTACCATTGATGGCGTTGCAAAGATCGCTTACATACCAAAAGAAAAAATTATTGGCTTATCTAAGATCAACCGCATTGTTCGATTCTTCGCTCAGCGCCCCCAGGTCCAGGAACGCTTGACTCAGCAGGTATTGGTTGCGCTGCAGACCCTACTGCAAACCGACGACGTAGCAGTGACCATGAACGCGACCCACTACTGCGTAAAATCGCGGGGCGTCATGGATGCAAACTCACATACGCGAACAACGGCACTCGGTGGCGTGTTCAAACTTAACCAGGCAACTCGCTGCGAGTTCTTACAAGCATAA
- a CDS encoding peptide MFS transporter, whose amino-acid sequence MTNAAFAAEDTAFFGHPKGLFVCFATELWERFSFYGMKYLLLLYLTKYHLFSDGAGLEVLGGYAALVYAMPVIGGLLADRYLGMRKAVIFGGILLVLGHLGMAFEGEQARMVAGEVVQDTQALQIFYASLALIVIGVGFLKPNISTIVGQLYSKEDPRRDAGFTIFYMGINLGSFVATLLCGYLGETYGWRYGFGAAGIGMLFGLVTFIRGQKYLRGLAEPPSDELLKEKLMGALSRENTIYLGSVFAVAIVWQMLQFHGAVGTLLNTLSVIVLVGLSWFIATQCDAEERSRMIVLIVLTLSSVVFWALFEQSAASMTLYADRVMDRNLLGMELTAAQFGSLNAFFIFLFAPVFALLWVFLGKRGMEPSTPVKFALGIMQAGLGFGALVIGASMPDESGRVAAIWMVLAYLLHTTGELCLSPVGLSAVTKLAVHRVVGVMMGAWFLATAYSEFVAAQLSKLAAIDTHEGEVLSISEALASYTELFQFLLWLGLGAGIALLVISPLLKKGMRGIH is encoded by the coding sequence ATGACCAACGCAGCGTTTGCCGCCGAAGACACAGCTTTTTTCGGGCATCCAAAAGGCTTATTTGTGTGTTTCGCAACTGAGTTGTGGGAACGCTTTTCATTCTACGGCATGAAGTACCTGCTACTGCTGTATTTGACCAAATACCACTTATTTTCGGATGGAGCCGGCCTAGAAGTCCTTGGCGGATACGCAGCGCTTGTGTATGCCATGCCCGTTATCGGTGGCCTGCTGGCTGATCGCTATCTCGGCATGCGCAAAGCTGTCATTTTTGGGGGCATTTTGCTCGTGCTCGGGCACTTAGGCATGGCTTTCGAGGGCGAGCAAGCGCGTATGGTAGCAGGCGAGGTGGTTCAAGACACCCAAGCTCTTCAAATCTTTTATGCGTCCTTAGCCTTAATAGTGATTGGTGTGGGCTTTTTAAAACCGAACATCTCGACCATCGTCGGTCAGCTATACAGCAAAGAAGACCCGCGTCGCGACGCGGGCTTTACCATTTTTTACATGGGTATCAACCTCGGATCGTTCGTCGCAACCCTGTTGTGTGGCTATCTAGGCGAGACCTACGGGTGGCGTTACGGATTCGGTGCCGCGGGTATCGGCATGTTGTTTGGCTTGGTCACATTCATTCGTGGCCAAAAATATTTACGCGGCCTGGCTGAACCGCCCAGCGACGAATTGCTTAAAGAAAAGCTTATGGGTGCATTGTCCCGCGAAAATACCATTTACCTGGGTTCGGTATTTGCGGTCGCCATCGTATGGCAAATGCTGCAATTCCATGGAGCCGTTGGCACCTTATTGAATACCTTAAGCGTTATTGTGTTGGTGGGACTGTCTTGGTTTATCGCAACACAGTGTGACGCTGAAGAACGGTCACGCATGATTGTATTGATCGTGCTGACACTGTCGAGCGTTGTATTCTGGGCCTTGTTTGAGCAGAGCGCTGCGTCTATGACCTTATATGCCGATCGCGTTATGGACCGTAACCTTCTCGGCATGGAATTGACCGCGGCACAATTTGGCTCTTTGAATGCCTTTTTCATCTTTTTGTTCGCACCAGTCTTCGCCCTGCTTTGGGTCTTCTTAGGCAAGCGCGGCATGGAACCCAGCACTCCCGTCAAGTTCGCGCTGGGAATCATGCAGGCAGGTTTAGGGTTTGGTGCTCTGGTCATTGGCGCATCCATGCCCGATGAGAGTGGTCGAGTCGCCGCAATCTGGATGGTACTCGCCTACTTGCTGCACACGACAGGAGAGCTTTGCCTGTCACCTGTCGGTTTGTCTGCGGTCACCAAACTGGCGGTGCACCGAGTGGTCGGCGTGATGATGGGCGCTTGGTTCTTAGCAACTGCATACTCGGAGTTCGTCGCAGCACAGCTTTCGAAGCTCGCCGCTATTGACACGCACGAGGGTGAGGTCTTGAGTATCAGTGAGGCCCTGGCATCGTACACAGAACTGTTTCAGTTCCTGCTCTGGCTAGGTTTGGGCGCAGGTATTGCTCTGTTGGTCATTAGCCCTCTGTTGAAAAAAGGCATGCGCGGCATACACTAA
- a CDS encoding CBS domain-containing protein — MVRTAAVSECMHRSPLTISESASIAQAVQIIVDNKLTGITVIDEHGVVVGVLSEIDCLKAILNSIYNDGDPDHRLVNEFMTTKLNTCTPSDSIVEVAQSMLETQQRRRPVLEDGKLVGQVSSGNVLWALMEYSRRKA; from the coding sequence ATGGTCAGAACAGCGGCAGTAAGCGAATGTATGCACCGGTCACCACTCACGATTTCCGAGAGTGCAAGTATCGCGCAGGCGGTGCAAATCATTGTGGATAACAAGCTTACGGGCATTACGGTAATTGATGAGCACGGTGTGGTGGTGGGCGTCCTCTCTGAAATCGACTGTCTTAAAGCAATTTTGAATTCTATCTATAACGACGGTGATCCTGATCATCGCCTCGTGAATGAGTTCATGACGACAAAACTGAACACCTGTACACCAAGCGACAGCATTGTTGAAGTGGCGCAAAGCATGTTAGAGACCCAGCAGCGTCGCCGTCCTGTCCTAGAAGATGGTAAACTCGTCGGTCAGGTGAGCTCGGGGAACGTACTTTGGGCTTTAATGGAGTACTCTCGACGCAAAGCCTAG
- a CDS encoding TonB-dependent receptor: MIGLPKLSRLAVAVTLTVGMSSAALATSTTSSIRGNVASETGTTFSNAVVTITHVPSGTVSKTTTNASGSFSARSLKVGGPYLISISGSDFQDVKIDDVYLSLDEVFSLPVTVKSATAMEEVTVTAQSLGDTGFSSGALTTTLGLKALSEVVSIDRDITDAAELDPFASVNVQSGGAKELSIAGANNRFNSLTIDGVALNDRFGLNANGYPSQRSPISYDAIESLSIQTAPFDVEYNGFTGGTINAVTKSGTNEFKGSVSYYSTDDSMIGDKSRDDEFDFQFEEETFAATFGGPIIKDKLFFFVAYDKYEEIAPLSRGPAGSGALNTEPDITTDDVAQVAQIVSDVWGFDIGGFSKSPAQDEKILANVDWNISENHRAKFTYISTEGNTIIEQNGNNFEIPFNPNGGNNVLGASSAWYDRSEEVESMIGHVFSDWSDSFSTELKIASTTQATGQDSLNGSEFPSMAVFLREANGDNNYLVIGPDRYRHGNELDQEFFQIKFVAEYVLGDHIIKFGIEREEVDVDNLFAQNSEGSYLFDSLTDLQNATASSLSYDNAITNDENDLRAIWGYDYQSIYLQDSWDVNGSLIIDFGLRYDEYSSNGTIRENQNFIDRYGFSNTNDIDGLDVLLPRLSFKWFVSDNTTVRGGIGRFSGGSPGVWISNSYSNDGVISDSTSADGPINVPTTPDSATGQYIPADVLAALANEAPDGSVNALDPNFEIPTTTKMSLGVAHETDLGFLGENWLLSADVLYNTLDNASYWYDARCTQVPGQAPDGRPVYDCSGGGAKQSIVVSSFDGGESTLFALAASKEWNTKAGDFDLFMSYTNSDVKDIGYGTSSTATSNYSDFAAYDRQSPREGTSNFQVEHMFKLRLNWSKELIAGYETKVSVFATRRSGQPYSYTFEENNNCVLDLGGGKCARESSNDDAGHLLYVPSGINDPLFSPNSFNGDAAAQQAFFDYISSSELAQYAGSIAPRNGDNSRWSTIFDVRIQQELPAFSDDHSFKVFLDIENFGNLLNDDWGRVERTSYEYERRVASAIIENGQYKYKSLNSDRSIKNLEILSQSVWQIQLGLKYDF, encoded by the coding sequence ATGATTGGTTTACCGAAGCTTAGCCGCCTGGCTGTTGCTGTAACACTCACCGTCGGGATGTCGTCTGCTGCACTTGCGACTTCAACGACATCATCGATACGCGGTAATGTTGCGTCAGAAACCGGCACGACATTCTCAAATGCCGTTGTCACCATCACGCACGTACCCTCTGGAACCGTATCGAAAACCACCACGAACGCATCGGGCTCATTCTCAGCGCGGAGCTTGAAAGTGGGTGGTCCTTACCTGATATCGATCAGCGGTAGCGACTTTCAAGATGTTAAAATCGACGATGTTTACCTCTCTCTCGACGAAGTGTTCAGTCTTCCCGTGACTGTTAAATCTGCAACGGCCATGGAAGAAGTAACAGTTACTGCGCAAAGCTTGGGTGATACGGGTTTTTCAAGCGGGGCATTAACTACAACTTTGGGCTTGAAAGCCTTGTCAGAGGTTGTATCAATTGATCGAGACATCACTGATGCCGCCGAGTTGGATCCTTTCGCATCGGTCAACGTTCAAAGCGGTGGTGCCAAGGAATTGAGCATCGCTGGCGCTAACAACCGTTTTAACTCTCTTACCATTGATGGTGTAGCGCTAAACGATCGCTTTGGTCTGAATGCTAACGGCTATCCTTCACAACGTTCGCCTATCTCTTACGATGCGATTGAATCTCTATCAATTCAAACCGCGCCATTCGACGTTGAATACAACGGCTTCACAGGTGGAACCATCAATGCTGTTACCAAATCAGGCACCAACGAATTTAAAGGTTCAGTGTCTTATTACTCAACAGACGACAGCATGATCGGTGACAAAAGCCGCGACGATGAGTTTGACTTCCAGTTTGAAGAGGAAACTTTCGCAGCAACCTTTGGCGGCCCAATCATTAAGGACAAACTGTTTTTCTTTGTTGCCTATGACAAATACGAAGAAATTGCCCCGTTAAGCCGCGGACCAGCCGGTTCTGGCGCACTCAACACTGAGCCGGACATTACCACCGACGATGTAGCACAAGTTGCTCAAATCGTGAGTGATGTATGGGGCTTTGACATTGGCGGTTTCTCAAAAAGCCCAGCGCAAGATGAAAAAATCTTAGCCAATGTTGACTGGAACATTTCGGAAAACCACAGAGCAAAGTTCACCTACATCAGCACGGAAGGCAACACCATTATCGAGCAAAACGGTAATAATTTTGAAATACCGTTTAACCCAAATGGCGGTAACAACGTACTAGGCGCTTCATCCGCATGGTACGACCGGTCTGAAGAAGTAGAGAGCATGATCGGTCACGTCTTTTCGGATTGGTCTGACTCATTCTCTACTGAATTGAAAATCGCGAGCACGACCCAGGCGACGGGGCAAGACTCGTTAAACGGATCGGAGTTTCCGTCGATGGCAGTTTTCCTCAGGGAAGCCAACGGCGACAACAATTACTTAGTAATTGGTCCAGATCGCTACCGTCATGGCAACGAGCTTGACCAAGAGTTTTTCCAGATTAAATTTGTTGCCGAGTATGTATTGGGCGATCACATCATCAAATTTGGCATCGAGAGAGAAGAAGTCGACGTCGACAACCTGTTCGCACAAAACTCTGAAGGGTCCTATTTGTTCGACAGCCTCACAGACTTGCAGAATGCAACGGCCTCGAGCTTGTCATATGACAACGCTATCACCAACGACGAGAACGACCTTAGAGCGATTTGGGGATACGACTATCAATCGATCTACCTGCAAGATAGCTGGGATGTAAATGGCAGCTTGATTATCGATTTTGGTTTACGCTACGACGAATATTCCAGCAATGGCACGATTCGCGAAAACCAAAACTTTATCGATCGATACGGTTTTTCAAATACCAACGACATCGATGGGCTTGACGTGCTTCTACCACGACTTTCGTTCAAATGGTTCGTATCGGATAACACCACAGTCCGAGGCGGCATTGGTCGCTTCTCAGGTGGCTCGCCCGGCGTATGGATCTCGAACAGTTACTCGAATGACGGCGTAATATCGGACAGCACGAGTGCAGATGGCCCAATTAATGTGCCAACGACACCAGACAGTGCTACGGGGCAGTACATACCCGCCGACGTTCTTGCGGCATTGGCAAATGAAGCACCTGACGGATCTGTAAACGCTTTAGATCCAAACTTCGAAATACCCACCACGACAAAAATGAGTCTAGGTGTTGCGCACGAGACAGATTTAGGTTTCTTGGGCGAAAACTGGTTACTCTCTGCCGACGTGCTTTACAACACCTTGGACAATGCGTCTTACTGGTACGATGCTCGCTGCACTCAAGTACCAGGACAAGCGCCAGATGGTCGTCCCGTTTATGATTGTAGCGGTGGTGGTGCAAAACAATCTATCGTAGTGAGCTCCTTCGATGGCGGCGAGAGCACCTTATTCGCCCTTGCTGCATCGAAAGAGTGGAACACCAAAGCGGGTGATTTCGATCTGTTTATGAGCTATACCAATTCCGATGTCAAAGACATTGGCTATGGCACATCATCTACGGCAACGTCTAACTACTCTGATTTTGCCGCATATGACCGACAAAGTCCTCGCGAGGGTACCTCTAACTTCCAAGTCGAGCACATGTTCAAATTGCGCTTAAACTGGAGCAAAGAGTTAATCGCCGGCTACGAAACAAAGGTGTCGGTATTCGCAACACGCCGCAGCGGTCAGCCTTACAGCTACACCTTCGAGGAAAACAACAACTGTGTACTTGACTTAGGCGGTGGCAAATGTGCTCGTGAAAGCAGCAACGACGATGCGGGCCATCTTCTATACGTACCCTCTGGCATTAATGACCCGCTTTTTTCTCCCAACTCCTTTAACGGTGACGCTGCAGCGCAGCAAGCGTTCTTTGACTACATCAGCAGCTCTGAGCTAGCGCAGTATGCAGGTAGCATTGCACCAAGAAATGGCGACAACTCGCGTTGGTCGACCATCTTTGATGTGCGCATCCAACAAGAACTGCCAGCATTTAGCGACGACCACAGTTTCAAAGTCTTCCTAGACATCGAAAACTTCGGCAATTTGCTGAATGACGATTGGGGTCGTGTGGAACGGACTTCGTATGAATATGAACGAAGGGTCGCATCAGCTATTATTGAAAATGGCCAGTATAAATACAAGAGCTTAAACAGTGACAGGTCTATCAAAAATCTAGAAATTCTTAGCCAATCAGTTTGGCAAATACAGCTTGGCTTAAAGTACGATTTCTAA